In a genomic window of Candidatus Cloacimonadota bacterium:
- a CDS encoding CHASE2 domain-containing protein, with amino-acid sequence MLGKKEKEFNIIKIYKSWYVLLLFSLILLLLTYIITSSEFMKEVEYKLIDLRFKLAPIPERADSNIVIVTIDDASLNFFKENGISYPWPRSYYAHVVDYFSKAGAEAVIFDMQFYEPDMDWEETYAEETDGMFAESIAKAANVYLSAQLSADERLDRADLS; translated from the coding sequence ATGCTCGGTAAAAAGGAAAAAGAATTCAACATCATCAAGATCTATAAAAGCTGGTATGTTCTGTTATTATTTTCGTTAATTTTATTGCTTCTTACCTACATAATCACATCATCTGAATTTATGAAAGAAGTGGAATACAAACTGATCGATCTACGTTTCAAACTTGCTCCCATTCCGGAAAGAGCAGATTCCAATATAGTCATTGTTACGATTGATGATGCAAGTTTGAATTTTTTTAAAGAAAATGGGATTTCCTATCCCTGGCCCAGATCGTATTATGCTCATGTTGTTGATTATTTCAGCAAAGCAGGGGCAGAAGCTGTCATTTTTGATATGCAGTTTTATGAACCTGACATGGATTGGGAAGAAACTTATGCAGAAGAAACTGATGGAATGTTTGCCGAATCGATCGCAAAAGCGGCAAATGTCTATTTATCTGCTCAACTTTCTGCAGATGAAAGATTGGATCGAGCAGATCTTTCCC